From the genome of Brevinematales bacterium:
CATCTCGCGGAATACGATATCCGCGACCTCTACCCCGTTCTTGGCATGGTCTCCCGGATAAGCCTTCCCGATATCGTGCAGAAGCAGCGCGATTTTCAGTATCCACATACTTTCACGCTTGATCGACGCGAGCGAGACCAACTCCCGAACCTTGCCCTTATCGAAGTCGCTGAACTTGGGGTTGCATAGCCCTTCGAGCATACGGATCGCCTCGATCGAATGCTCGTCCACCGTGTACTTATGGAACGGGTTATAGATAATATAATGGCGGATTTTCTCGAACTGCGGGATATACTTATAGAGGAAGTCGGAGGTTTTCATGAGGTTCAGCCCCTCGGACGAATTCTCCAACCCCAGTATATCGACGAAACGGAAGAATAATATTTTCGACATCCGGTGCTCGGGGGTGATCAGATTTCCGGCGTTCCGTATGAACGATATCAGGTTATAGGACGGGCGGTACTTTTTCGACGCGCAGAGGAACACCGCCTCGAACGCCTCCTCGGGCGAAGGCTCCACCCCGCTCCCGATAAAAAGTTCGCGCTGGATCAGATAATATTTCCCGTCAATAGCTTTTTTCTTCTTCTTATAAAACTCCGCGTACAGGGAGTCGATGACGCTCCATGACAGGAGGAACAGCCGCATCGAACGGTCGTAATAATCCCGCATGAACGCCGTTACCTTGTCGAGCTCCCCGCCGGTGTAGCCGAGATTGTTCGCGATAGGGATATGATAGTCGATAATCAGGTTATCCTCTTTCCGGTTATTGATGAAGTGGAGCATATTGCGGATATGCAGGAGGAAATCGTAGGATTGTCCGAGCTGTTCGAAGTCGGCGGGATCGAGGCGCATCCTGAGGCCCTCCCTGCCGGGGACGGAATGCACCGCGAAGTTGATCCATTCGGCATAATGCACGCTCCGCAGGCCTCCGGCGTTCTCCTTGAGGTTGGGTTCCTTGAGGAGCACCGAGTTGCCGACCTTGCCGTAGATGGTATAGATATCCTCGATCTTCGTTCGGAAATATTCCTCGCGGAAGCCGTTCAGGACGTTCGTTATCGCGCGGTACATCTCGGCGAGAAGTTCCCCGTCGCCCGCGAGGAGCCGCGATTCGAATAGCGACGTGAGAAGCGTGATATCCTCGCGGCTATGGGATACCACGTTCTTGATCGTGCGGACGCTGTTGCCGAGCTTATAACCGATATCCCAGAGGACGTAGAGAAACTGGTTGATAAAGCCCGTAGGGAGATTGTCCTCGCGGTGCAGGATAAGAATATCGATATCCGAGAAGGGCGACATCTCGCCCCTGCCGTATCCCCCGACCGCGACAATATCGATACTATCGGGAATAGGCCCGACGAAATCCATGACCCGCAGGAGGACCTTATCCCTAAGCCGCGTGAGCATCGACGATACCCGCGCGCCCCTGCCGGGCTCCCAATTCTCATACGCGATGGTTTTCAGGTAATCGAGCGCGTTCGCGTCGAAATCCTTGATCGATTTGATGAATGCCGGCCTATCGTCCGGGCATTGTAGGCACTCTATCTCTGAAAGGATCCCGTTGAATTCCATATTTCACCGCGCAGAATTATTATCCGATATTGTAATTGAGCGGTATTTTATACGCAAGATTCGTTAGCAAAAATGACGCTGTAAAACTTATTATTAACCGGGCGTAAAAATTCCTCCCGATTCTTCATAAATCACGCAGGTCTATGTCTCCCAGTATTTGATTTTTCCTGAACGCGTGCTAAAATATAATTCAAATATTCTATCGAGGAGCGTGATTATGAAAAAAGTACTAATCGTTCTCGGGATTATCGTCGGGGTAGTCATTTTAGGTGCGGTTATCTTTATGATGCGGTTCCAGCAGATGCAGAAGTACGTCGTTGAAAACTATCTTCGGGTAACAAATATCGATATGACGCAGGTTGCCGACGGGGTATATAACGGAAAGGCGGGAGATTTCGTCTGCACCGTCAATCTCGACGTTATAGTAAAAGATCACCAAATCGGCGCTGTAATTATTAAGGATCAGATGTCCGGCGGGCCGAAATACGAGGCACGGGATATGACCAATAAGATCGTTCAGGCGCAGTCGCCGAAGACCGATGTGGTCACCGGAGCGTCCGGCAGCAGCAAGATCATAATGATAGCTGTATATGATGCGCTGACAAAGAAATAGCGGATATTTTCACCCGCATCATTACCATCAACATCACCAATCATTAAAAAAGTCCCGAAAGGATGTATGATACACCCTATCGGGACTGTTTATTTTCTTATAATGCTTTTCCTATTTCGTCGAATACAACTGGATCATTTTATAATGATCGAGCACGAACTGATATTTCCCTTTTTTAAGCTCATAGTACTTTTTATATCCCTTACCCGAACCGGCCATATAATACAGTTTAATCGGATTGTTATCGCCCAGTGTGATGCTTTCGCCGGGTTGAAGCACTTTCTTCTGGGTATTCTTCTCGCTCCATCCGCTTCCGAAGTTCTTATTTTTATCTACATAGAAAGTAATTTCTTTGTCGACATTATTAATGATTTCAGCATTGAATTTTGCGTTTTTCTGTTCTTTCTCGTCTTCCTTGATCACCTTTTCGTCTATCTTAACAGTACCCTTCGATTTCAATGTCGGCATCGAGTAAGCTTTAGGATGCTGGCCGGTTATCCCCTTCGTCTTCAGGTCTTTCAGATCGGCTGGGCCTAATCCGCCCATCTTGATCATATAATCGAATTTATCCTGCGTCTTTTTCGCGGCCTGATCATGGATTTCCTTCCATGTGGGTTTCGGGTCCTGGATGAGTGTTTCTACCACCAGCGATAACGTGTAATTACCGCCCTCTCCGCCGCCCCATGCATACTCGCCCTCGCTCGCGCCGGTCGCGTACAGGAGACCCTCGTAGTTCAGGAAGAGGTTTTTATACATTTCCTTGATTGCCGCTTCACGGTCTTCTTCCGCGCCCGCCGCCATCTTCTTGACCGACTTGAGCGCGTCGATAGAACTGCTGCACGCGTCGGTAAAGACTAATTTCAGCCGGACGGGTATCGCATTGACCAATTCCTCGACCGTATCGCGGTAAAGGTATTTTTCATCGGCGGTCGCGAGGAAAGTTTTTCCTCCGGTCATACCGCCGTGTCCTGCGAAATGTACAAGCAGTACGTCGTCTTTATCCACACCCTTGGCAAGCCCCTTCAGCATATCGACTATCCCGTTATAGGTCGCCTTTGTCCCTTTTACAACAATTTTATCGACCTTCATAATGCTCCATGCGTCAAGGATGTCAACAAAACGGTTCATATTTTCAAAATCCACCCGAACGCTGTCGGCGATATTATTCAGCCACGGATTCTGGTATTCGTCCTCGCAAATCAATACCGCGTGCAGCGTCGACGCTTCCGCGCCCGCCGGTAACGCAAAGTTAAGTGACATCATCCCGATAAAAAACAACACACCCGCTATCAGATTTCGCATTCCTGCCCTCCGATTGATATTCTATTAAATTATACCCTCAAATTCCCAAAAGTCAAGTACAACCTCTGATAAATTCCCGGCTATTCCGAATAGTGAATCGCATTCCCGGTATCTAACATCGCCGCCTCGCGTATCGCCTCCGAGAACGTCGGGTGCGCGTGCACTGTGCGTTCGATATGCTCTACCGTCAGTTCGTTCCGTACCGCAAGCGCGATCTCATGTATCATCTCGGCCGCGCCCGGCCCGACTACCGCGCCGCCCATGACGCGCCCGCTCTTTCCGCTGCAATGGATTTTTACAAATCCCTTGCGTTCCCCATACGCCCCGGATTTACCGATCGCCGCGAACGGGAAAACATGCGTCTCCGAGTCGATTTCCGGCCTGCGGACTGCGTTCTGATCAACCCCGACCACCGCGACTTCGGGATAGGTGAATATCACGAACGGGACTGCCGAATAATCGACAAACGCGTCATGGTGCACCAGATTTTCCGCGGCCACCTCGCCCTGCATCGACGCGACATGCGCGAGCGGGACTACGTTGGTGACATCGCCGATAGCGAAAACATGCTTCCTGCTCGTCCGCATCCCGTGATCGACCGCTATCGCTTTGCGGTCGGGATGAATGACCAGCCCGAGCTCCGCGGGGTCGAATCCCCCGTAGTTCGGCTTGCGCCCGGCGGCGACCAATACCTTCTCCGCGCTGATAGATTTTTCCATCCCATGCTCTGTTATCGTAATATCCAGATTCCCGCCGTCCTGCTCTATTCTCTCAACCTTAGCCGACGTGAACAGGTTTATCCGCATTTTATTCACGCTCTCGCGTACTTCCGCGGATATATCAGAATCCAGTTCGGGCAGTACGCGCTCTAACATTTCAATCAGCGTAACCTCGACGCCGATTGACGCGAACAGGAACGCGAACTCCATCCCTATCACCCCGGCACCTATGATAGCAATGCTTTTCGGGAGCTGCTCGAACGCGAGCGCCTCGGAACTGGTCACGACTCCGGGAAGGTCGATTCCGGGTATCGGCGGCATTACCGCCTTCGATCCGGTCGCGAGTATCAGCGCGTCCGTATTCAGCGTAAACGTTTCCTTGTCGGTTTCGACCTCTATTTCCGAAGCGTCCCGGACAGTGCCCCTGCCGTGATAGACATTCACCTGCCGCTTCGCCAGCAATCCGTCGATACCCTTTTGGATAGTGGCAACCACGCGGTTCTTCCGTGCGGAGGCCTGCGCCCAATCGAAACTGATCTCCCCCGCGATGCACCCGTAATTTTTCCCGTCGCGCATCGTGCGGTAAATCTCCGCGGAACGGAGGAGCGCTTTAGTGGGGATACACCCGTAGTTCAGGCATGTCCCGCCGATCTTGTCCGACTCCACGAGGGATACGTTGAGACCCAGTTGAGCCGCGCGAAGCGCCGCGACATACCCGCCGGGGCCGCCGCCCAATATTACTACATCAGTCTTTACCTTTTTTTCCGGCATATTTATTCCTATAGATTATTTTTTCCCCATCGCTTTTTTTAAGACTTC
Proteins encoded in this window:
- a CDS encoding HD domain-containing protein, which gives rise to MEFNGILSEIECLQCPDDRPAFIKSIKDFDANALDYLKTIAYENWEPGRGARVSSMLTRLRDKVLLRVMDFVGPIPDSIDIVAVGGYGRGEMSPFSDIDILILHREDNLPTGFINQFLYVLWDIGYKLGNSVRTIKNVVSHSREDITLLTSLFESRLLAGDGELLAEMYRAITNVLNGFREEYFRTKIEDIYTIYGKVGNSVLLKEPNLKENAGGLRSVHYAEWINFAVHSVPGREGLRMRLDPADFEQLGQSYDFLLHIRNMLHFINNRKEDNLIIDYHIPIANNLGYTGGELDKVTAFMRDYYDRSMRLFLLSWSVIDSLYAEFYKKKKKAIDGKYYLIQRELFIGSGVEPSPEEAFEAVFLCASKKYRPSYNLISFIRNAGNLITPEHRMSKILFFRFVDILGLENSSEGLNLMKTSDFLYKYIPQFEKIRHYIIYNPFHKYTVDEHSIEAIRMLEGLCNPKFSDFDKGKVRELVSLASIKRESMWILKIALLLHDIGKAYPGDHAKNGVEVADIVFREMPLAHRYQEIVSFLIENHLVLSNVSRRSDVYNLKTILDFSQRFNLSKYPGEYLEYLYLLTYADIVATNPTNYTGYFATLLYHIFDKSRMVLSGEMNEEQWDIMIRAKRVNIAKEFPDGRTDKILATLGEEYMNRHTEEEITDDMRTVLSLGDGETRVSVRRYNEHLLVKIFSPDELGLFGRLAGILLLNGANIVKANIYTYEKIAMDFFYVTEIFGANLSLEEMRHELDHWIDRLNASIADYLPDAEKLNNRIVGLKGKIKGVPAVFKRKAEVTISGKREGHYLITVSGSDRPALLYDLCRYLSMNGINITSALIDTIGWHIRDEFTVVSDGLTDEEVTARHETRMKEIVETNLGEM
- a CDS encoding caspase family protein, encoding MRNLIAGVLFFIGMMSLNFALPAGAEASTLHAVLICEDEYQNPWLNNIADSVRVDFENMNRFVDILDAWSIMKVDKIVVKGTKATYNGIVDMLKGLAKGVDKDDVLLVHFAGHGGMTGGKTFLATADEKYLYRDTVEELVNAIPVRLKLVFTDACSSSIDALKSVKKMAAGAEEDREAAIKEMYKNLFLNYEGLLYATGASEGEYAWGGGEGGNYTLSLVVETLIQDPKPTWKEIHDQAAKKTQDKFDYMIKMGGLGPADLKDLKTKGITGQHPKAYSMPTLKSKGTVKIDEKVIKEDEKEQKNAKFNAEIINNVDKEITFYVDKNKNFGSGWSEKNTQKKVLQPGESITLGDNNPIKLYYMAGSGKGYKKYYELKKGKYQFVLDHYKMIQLYSTK
- the lpdA gene encoding dihydrolipoyl dehydrogenase, with protein sequence MPEKKVKTDVVILGGGPGGYVAALRAAQLGLNVSLVESDKIGGTCLNYGCIPTKALLRSAEIYRTMRDGKNYGCIAGEISFDWAQASARKNRVVATIQKGIDGLLAKRQVNVYHGRGTVRDASEIEVETDKETFTLNTDALILATGSKAVMPPIPGIDLPGVVTSSEALAFEQLPKSIAIIGAGVIGMEFAFLFASIGVEVTLIEMLERVLPELDSDISAEVRESVNKMRINLFTSAKVERIEQDGGNLDITITEHGMEKSISAEKVLVAAGRKPNYGGFDPAELGLVIHPDRKAIAVDHGMRTSRKHVFAIGDVTNVVPLAHVASMQGEVAAENLVHHDAFVDYSAVPFVIFTYPEVAVVGVDQNAVRRPEIDSETHVFPFAAIGKSGAYGERKGFVKIHCSGKSGRVMGGAVVGPGAAEMIHEIALAVRNELTVEHIERTVHAHPTFSEAIREAAMLDTGNAIHYSE